A window of Fibrobacter sp. UWB11 contains these coding sequences:
- the rodA gene encoding rod shape-determining protein RodA, whose product MSNERILDKSRKFDWFFIGVTLTLMTFGVFLVYSATVGEELAVYDTHWFRQIIYFLTGIAIAVGLVFVKIDWLKRAAVPSYAIALILLVFVLIFAGDVKGAGRWIDLKIIKLQPSEFAKIAYLITISYWLSKHPVSLYNLKTFLVPLGLFIVPFLLVLKQPDLSTALVFTAVTLVGFFFAGLTFTDLFLIVSPVLSVLFLHSQSMVFQVLWGMLICVVVFSVLRRHLSKKLSGVIIATNILAGYASSMVWNMLEPHQQKRVNTFLDPMSDPLGDGYQVLQSLTAIGSGGIGGKGFGNGSQTNLSFLPEEHTDFIFSVLGEQFGFVGCAAILVLFALFLWRASSICRTNDDPFVTLVTMGASTIFLFHITVNIAMTIGLMPVTGLPLPFLSYGGSFALVCMFLVGLLMCLRYQGNK is encoded by the coding sequence ATGAGTAACGAGCGAATACTGGATAAATCGCGAAAGTTTGACTGGTTCTTTATCGGTGTCACCCTCACGCTTATGACCTTTGGCGTGTTTCTTGTTTATTCGGCGACCGTGGGCGAGGAACTGGCCGTTTACGATACGCACTGGTTTAGGCAAATCATATACTTCTTGACAGGGATTGCGATTGCCGTGGGCCTTGTGTTTGTAAAGATTGACTGGCTCAAGCGTGCTGCAGTTCCGTCTTATGCAATTGCGCTTATTTTACTTGTGTTCGTGCTTATTTTTGCGGGCGATGTGAAGGGCGCCGGGCGTTGGATTGACTTGAAGATTATAAAGCTCCAGCCTTCGGAATTTGCAAAGATTGCGTACTTGATTACGATATCGTATTGGCTTTCGAAACATCCGGTGAGTTTGTATAACCTCAAGACGTTTTTGGTGCCGCTTGGACTATTTATTGTTCCGTTCTTGCTCGTGCTAAAGCAGCCGGATTTGAGTACCGCGCTTGTCTTTACGGCGGTGACTCTTGTTGGGTTCTTTTTTGCGGGGCTCACTTTTACGGATTTATTCCTGATAGTAAGTCCTGTGCTGTCGGTGCTGTTTTTACATTCGCAGTCTATGGTGTTTCAGGTACTTTGGGGCATGCTGATTTGCGTTGTCGTATTTTCGGTGCTTCGTAGGCATTTGTCCAAGAAACTTTCGGGTGTGATTATTGCAACGAACATTTTGGCAGGGTATGCAAGTTCGATGGTGTGGAACATGCTGGAACCGCACCAGCAAAAGCGTGTGAACACGTTCTTGGATCCGATGAGCGACCCGCTTGGCGATGGCTATCAGGTGTTGCAGTCGTTGACGGCTATTGGTAGCGGGGGAATTGGCGGCAAGGGCTTTGGAAACGGTTCGCAGACGAACTTGTCGTTTTTGCCCGAAGAACATACGGACTTTATTTTCAGCGTGCTCGGTGAACAATTTGGTTTTGTCGGGTGTGCTGCAATCCTTGTGCTGTTTGCGCTGTTTCTGTGGAGAGCTTCTTCGATTTGCAGGACTAATGACGACCCGTTTGTGACGCTTGTGACGATGGGCGCTTCGACAATTTTCTTGTTCCATATTACCGTGAACATTGCAATGACGATTGGGCTTATGCCGGTCACGGGGCTCCCGCTTCCGTTCCTCTCTTACGGTGGCTCGTTCGCGCTTGTGTGCATGTTCCTTGTGGGGTTGTTGATGTGCCTACGGTACCAAGGAAATAAGTAA
- the mreD gene encoding rod shape-determining protein MreD, whose amino-acid sequence MSNYGWLKTLLMFVIAFAVQSTIGDWLKILDVGPDFILIFIVSVALRFGAGTGCFWGFLAGFTLDVYAPVEWLGANTIAMTIVGFAVGQLEEHFLTLNLPPKVGVLGLAFFVNDMFYFLITGLEKNVVTTLFVTRTVPECVYTIVIGGILFYLTSGKKSNV is encoded by the coding sequence ATGAGTAATTACGGATGGCTAAAGACGCTCCTGATGTTTGTCATCGCTTTTGCGGTACAGTCGACGATTGGCGACTGGCTTAAGATTTTGGATGTCGGGCCTGACTTTATCCTCATCTTTATTGTGTCCGTGGCTTTGCGTTTTGGGGCAGGGACTGGCTGCTTTTGGGGTTTCTTGGCGGGGTTCACGCTAGATGTCTATGCTCCGGTAGAATGGCTTGGCGCCAATACGATTGCGATGACGATTGTGGGCTTTGCCGTGGGGCAGCTCGAGGAACATTTCCTTACGCTGAATTTGCCTCCAAAGGTGGGTGTTCTTGGCCTTGCTTTTTTTGTGAACGATATGTTCTATTTCCTTATTACAGGTCTTGAGAAAAATGTCGTAACGACTCTTTTTGTAACAAGGACTGTGCCGGAGTGCGTTTACACCATCGTTATCGGTGGTATTTTGTTCTACCTCACTTCGGGGAAGAAGTCGAATGTATAG
- a CDS encoding ComF family protein, with product MGVLRTVANFVFGMECLGCGTSSERLDPWLCPACAAELAREALSPSFPINGVFCLFPMRPLTRRLVHALKYRNIPGLASYLVRSSSAVKHGEVAQELSMLAQPLYFVPVPLHRARYRERGYNQAELLAAALATATGGKVCRWLKRKTFVVSQTKLSKEERELNVAGAFVPDFPRLMPPRGSIVVVDDVFTTGATTSACLAAFGADFALPMNVCTLIYDEPASAAADFAADCRADWDVLR from the coding sequence ATGGGCGTTTTAAGGACTGTGGCAAATTTTGTTTTTGGGATGGAGTGCCTGGGGTGCGGGACTTCGTCGGAGAGGCTAGACCCGTGGCTGTGTCCGGCTTGTGCTGCTGAACTTGCGCGCGAAGCGCTTTCGCCTTCGTTCCCGATTAATGGCGTTTTTTGCCTGTTCCCGATGCGGCCTTTGACGAGGCGCCTTGTTCATGCCCTCAAGTACCGGAATATTCCCGGCTTGGCTTCTTACTTGGTGCGGAGTTCTTCGGCGGTAAAGCATGGGGAGGTCGCACAGGAACTTTCGATGCTGGCGCAACCGCTTTATTTTGTGCCGGTGCCGCTACATAGGGCGAGGTATCGCGAGCGGGGGTATAACCAGGCAGAACTTTTGGCGGCGGCACTTGCGACTGCGACTGGCGGTAAGGTGTGCCGCTGGCTAAAGCGCAAGACGTTCGTGGTTTCTCAGACAAAACTTTCGAAGGAAGAGCGCGAGTTGAATGTGGCGGGGGCATTTGTCCCGGATTTTCCGCGGCTAATGCCCCCGCGGGGGAGTATTGTTGTCGTGGACGATGTGTTTACGACGGGGGCGACGACGTCGGCGTGTTTGGCTGCGTTTGGGGCGGATTTTGCGCTCCCGATGAATGTTTGTACGCTGATTTACGATGAGCCGGCGTCGGCTGCGGCCGACTTTGCGGCGGATTGCAGGGCGGATTGGGACGTGCTTCGGTAA
- the mrdA gene encoding penicillin-binding protein 2 has translation MYSEAENEARVRRNWNVLIFLAATIILFTVILFKLFSLQYIHYEENFQRSENNRLRRIELIADRGYIYDRNGQVLVRNRPSYQIALQALEMPRKRADRDSIFHRLLNICDASGAHLFDSLSLDTAFQRIRWVRTRPVRILEDATMEQVAVIEEHSTELPGVTVIIESRREYPYGTLASHVLGYTSEISEEQLKLPEYASYSQGDRIGQKGLEQEYDKEFRGKNGLKLVEVNASGREVRTLSDVGGFIAPEPGLHMVSTIDLKLQKAAEAAIPDTAKAALVAVDPRNGEILAMVSSPRLDPNIFSLKRRERNKGWAHVALDSMRPLTNRAISGVYPPASIFKLVTAGAGLEGGIISETKYYPKACTGGYQYGARYQRCWGVHGNLNVVHALRLSCDVYFYQAGLEIDMARINEFGRRFGYGEKLLGVDIPGERAGWLPDSASFNQRNKRLGWRWARGLILNLSIGQGQMVTPLQQAVFIGSLATNKGVYRPHFMKELQDAQGNVVRRYEPEIIRPGTMKPETHRVLLNAMDSVVNHPGGTGKKGAVPGIRVGGKTGSGEWKKGQKTHAWFAAVAPLEDPQIAVAVIMEAGGGGGSVAAPIARKVLMAFFGKEEEEQ, from the coding sequence ATGTATAGTGAGGCGGAGAACGAAGCGAGAGTTCGTAGGAACTGGAACGTCCTGATTTTCTTGGCGGCGACGATTATTCTTTTTACGGTGATTTTGTTCAAACTGTTTTCGTTGCAGTACATCCATTACGAAGAGAATTTTCAGCGTTCTGAAAACAACCGTTTGCGCAGAATCGAATTGATTGCCGATCGCGGCTACATTTACGACCGCAATGGTCAAGTGCTGGTGCGTAACCGTCCCTCGTACCAAATTGCGCTCCAGGCCCTTGAAATGCCCCGCAAAAGGGCGGACAGGGATTCTATTTTCCATCGATTGCTGAATATCTGTGATGCTTCGGGGGCGCATCTTTTTGATTCATTGTCGCTCGATACCGCGTTCCAGAGGATTCGTTGGGTGCGTACGCGTCCGGTTCGTATTCTGGAAGATGCTACGATGGAACAGGTGGCGGTGATTGAAGAACATTCGACGGAGTTGCCTGGTGTAACTGTGATTATCGAGTCTCGCCGCGAGTACCCGTACGGAACGCTTGCTTCGCATGTGCTTGGTTACACGAGTGAAATTTCGGAAGAGCAATTGAAGCTCCCGGAATATGCATCTTATTCGCAAGGAGACCGCATTGGACAAAAGGGATTGGAACAGGAATACGATAAGGAGTTCCGTGGGAAAAACGGGCTCAAGCTCGTGGAAGTGAATGCTTCGGGCCGTGAAGTGCGTACGCTTTCGGATGTGGGCGGTTTTATTGCTCCGGAACCGGGTTTGCACATGGTTTCGACAATAGATTTGAAATTGCAAAAGGCCGCGGAAGCGGCGATTCCTGATACAGCGAAAGCGGCTTTGGTGGCGGTGGACCCTCGCAATGGTGAAATCTTGGCAATGGTTTCTTCGCCGCGCTTGGACCCGAATATTTTTTCGTTAAAACGTCGAGAACGCAATAAGGGCTGGGCGCATGTAGCGCTTGATTCCATGAGACCTCTTACGAATCGCGCTATTTCGGGTGTTTATCCTCCGGCATCGATTTTTAAACTTGTGACAGCTGGGGCTGGGCTTGAAGGTGGAATCATTTCGGAAACAAAGTATTACCCGAAGGCATGTACGGGCGGTTACCAGTATGGCGCGCGCTACCAAAGATGCTGGGGCGTGCATGGAAACTTGAACGTTGTGCATGCACTTCGTCTTTCGTGTGATGTGTATTTTTATCAGGCTGGTTTGGAAATCGACATGGCGCGTATAAACGAATTTGGCCGTCGATTTGGCTATGGCGAAAAATTGCTCGGTGTGGATATTCCCGGTGAACGTGCGGGATGGCTCCCGGATTCGGCTTCGTTTAATCAGCGTAACAAGCGCCTCGGCTGGCGTTGGGCACGCGGGTTGATTTTGAACCTTTCGATTGGGCAAGGGCAGATGGTAACGCCTTTGCAACAAGCTGTGTTTATTGGTTCCTTGGCTACGAATAAGGGCGTTTATCGTCCGCACTTTATGAAAGAATTGCAGGATGCTCAAGGAAACGTTGTGCGCCGTTACGAGCCGGAAATCATCCGTCCGGGAACGATGAAGCCTGAAACGCATCGAGTGCTTTTGAATGCCATGGATTCTGTGGTCAACCATCCGGGTGGAACAGGAAAGAAAGGCGCTGTGCCCGGAATTCGCGTCGGCGGAAAGACTGGTTCTGGCGAATGGAAAAAGGGGCAAAAGACGCATGCTTGGTTTGCTGCCGTGGCGCCTCTGGAAGACCCGCAAATAGCTGTTGCCGTAATCATGGAAGCTGGCGGTGGTGGCGGTTCCGTGGCGGCCCCGATTGCTCGAAAGGTGTTGATGGCCTTCTTTGGTAAAGAGGAGGAGGAACAATGA
- a CDS encoding rod shape-determining protein produces MFGLFSCDIGIDLGTANTLVHVAGQGIVINEPTVIAVDRKSNRITAIGAEAKKMLGRTSGESRAIRPMRDGVIADFELVEKLLTTFIRRVQRYPMWMAKPRVVVGVPNGITEVETRAVIDAIKMTGAKEVHLVHEPMAAAIGMGIPVEEPVGNMIVDIGGGTSDIAVIALNKSDCNGSVRVGGDEMDEAIVRYLRTMYNLCVGESTAEQIKIQIGSANPLEEELTMEVKGLDFIAGMPRTIPIGSAEIREAINEPVTAIIEAVKQALSMTLPELSADIYDKGIILTGGGSQLRGLDERIRKETGLSVNVIDDPMTCVCKGAARILEDLDKYRPVLVASST; encoded by the coding sequence TTGTTCGGACTTTTCTCATGTGATATCGGTATCGATTTGGGTACCGCAAATACGCTTGTCCATGTAGCAGGACAGGGCATTGTCATTAATGAACCGACTGTGATTGCGGTGGACCGTAAGAGCAATCGCATTACAGCGATTGGTGCTGAAGCTAAGAAAATGCTTGGTCGTACGTCTGGCGAAAGTCGTGCCATTCGTCCGATGCGTGACGGTGTTATTGCTGATTTTGAGCTTGTCGAAAAGCTTTTGACCACCTTTATCAGGCGCGTGCAGCGCTATCCGATGTGGATGGCAAAACCGCGTGTGGTGGTTGGCGTTCCGAACGGAATTACCGAAGTGGAAACGCGTGCCGTGATTGATGCTATCAAGATGACGGGGGCCAAGGAAGTCCACTTGGTCCATGAACCGATGGCTGCTGCAATTGGTATGGGCATCCCGGTTGAAGAACCGGTCGGTAACATGATTGTGGATATTGGCGGCGGTACGTCCGATATCGCTGTGATTGCGTTGAACAAGTCCGACTGCAACGGCTCTGTGCGCGTGGGCGGTGACGAAATGGACGAAGCGATTGTGCGTTACTTGCGTACCATGTACAACCTTTGCGTGGGCGAAAGCACTGCCGAACAGATCAAGATTCAGATTGGTTCTGCAAATCCGCTCGAAGAAGAATTGACGATGGAAGTCAAGGGTCTTGACTTTATTGCCGGTATGCCACGCACGATTCCGATTGGAAGTGCTGAAATCCGTGAAGCCATCAATGAACCGGTGACAGCAATTATCGAAGCGGTAAAGCAGGCTTTGAGCATGACTCTCCCGGAACTTTCTGCCGATATTTACGACAAGGGCATTATCCTCACGGGTGGTGGCTCCCAGTTGCGTGGTCTTGACGAACGTATCCGCAAGGAAACGGGCCTCTCGGTTAACGTGATTGACGATCCGATGACTTGCGTTTGCAAGGGTGCTGCTCGCATTCTCGAAGACCTGGACAAGTATCGTCCTGTTTTGGTCGCTTCTTCGACGTAA
- the mreC gene encoding rod shape-determining protein MreC, which translates to MLRAFRFIIDLFTQRHGVVAFAFFLVLGILMHASSTAVRESIVSTALSSVFYPVQLLVSSVNDFKSLQAENEHLKEENARLRQETYHASEGLQELARLHTLVRFDDKWDFPIVTSRVVGHNPGRFLTTLVINRGTHHGVKDNMPVFSMNGLVGKISKAMLTHSRVQLLVDPNLKLSVLERRTRVVGFLESVDGHLLSAMIPSHAGVAEGDTLITSGLGGIFPKGIPVGTVHKVRKADLDVMSLMDVKPFQEFSTLEEVFVMQKDPDWIIQELLDE; encoded by the coding sequence ATGCTTAGAGCTTTTCGCTTTATTATCGATTTGTTTACCCAAAGGCATGGCGTTGTCGCTTTTGCCTTTTTTCTCGTTTTAGGCATCTTGATGCATGCGTCTTCGACGGCAGTGCGCGAGAGCATTGTCTCTACGGCGCTTTCGTCGGTGTTTTATCCGGTGCAGTTGCTGGTATCGTCTGTAAATGATTTTAAGTCGTTACAGGCCGAAAACGAGCATCTGAAAGAAGAAAATGCGCGGTTGCGTCAGGAAACGTACCATGCAAGCGAAGGTTTGCAGGAATTGGCAAGACTCCATACGCTAGTGCGTTTTGACGACAAGTGGGATTTCCCGATTGTGACTTCGCGTGTAGTGGGGCACAATCCAGGGCGTTTCCTCACAACGCTTGTCATTAATCGCGGAACGCATCATGGAGTCAAGGACAACATGCCGGTGTTCTCGATGAACGGGCTTGTGGGGAAGATTTCGAAAGCGATGCTCACACATTCCCGCGTGCAACTTTTGGTGGACCCGAACTTGAAGCTCTCCGTGCTTGAACGTCGTACGCGCGTAGTGGGCTTTTTGGAATCTGTGGATGGTCATTTGCTTTCGGCGATGATTCCTTCGCATGCAGGCGTTGCTGAAGGTGATACGCTCATTACGTCGGGGCTAGGCGGCATTTTCCCGAAGGGGATTCCGGTGGGTACCGTGCATAAGGTTCGCAAGGCGGATTTGGACGTGATGAGTCTTATGGATGTGAAGCCTTTCCAGGAATTTTCGACCTTGGAAGAAGTGTTTGTGATGCAGAAGGATCCCGATTGGATTATCCAGGAGTTGCTTGATGAGTAA